CACGGCCGCCGTTGGCATACTGGTGTGGTTGGTACTTCACTACCTAATCCGCATTGTGGTGAAACGAGCCATGGCGGAGCGCACATACCTACAGCACCGGTCTCTGCGTTGGGCCGGTCCCATGCTGCGCAACATTGATCCTATGATCCGTGCCTTGGATAATGAACGTCGCGGCCAGCGGGCCCGCACCATCGGCTCGTTGTTGAACTCAGTGCTAACCACAGTGGTTTGTGTAGTCACTGGTTTCTATATTTTGATCGCCTTTGAAATCAACATCGCCCCGCTGCTGGCAAGCGTAGGGGTGTTGGGCATTGCCATTGGTTTTGGTTGCCAACAGCTCATCCGCGATTTTCTCGCTGGCATCTTCATCACCATCGAGGATCAATACGGTATTGGCGATGTGATTGAAACAAGTGAAGTGGTTGGCTCAGTTGAATATCTGGGGTTGCGCATCACCCGGGTCAGAGCAGAGAACGGCACCCTGTGGTATATCCGCAACGGCGAAATCATGCGTTTAGGCAACCGTTCCAAAGGCAACTACCGCCCGGTGCAGGAAGACCCTGCCGGCCCGGGCACGAACTAAATTACCGATTCCATAAACTAGAAAGCACTCTCAACTCCATGAGCACCGAGCATAACCCTACTTCTCCTTTCGCCAACGGCCCAGCAGAGAATGACGCCGCGGAGGGCACCCCCATTCCCTCACGTTTTGGGGAACCGTTGGCCCGTATGCTGCCGATTCCAACCACGAGGGGCCGGCAACTGCCATCCACAACCGGACCAGCTGCCTCCCGCACGGTTGTGAATGGGGAAGAGGCCGAACCCGCGGATTACTCTGACACGTTCTATGGGCAAATCGGTGGTCACGAGACGTTCAAGAAAATGATTCACGTGTTTTACCAAGGCATTGCCGCAGATCCACTGCTGCGCGCCATGTATGCGGAGGAGGACTTGTGCCCGGCCGAGCACCGGATGCTGATGTTCATGGAACAGTATTGGGGCGGCCCGCGGACGTACTTGGAAGAACGCGGCCACCCGAGGCTGCGCATGCGTCACGTTCCATTCGCGGTAACCCCGGAGGCCCGAGACCGTTGGCTGGCAGCCATGCGCAAGGGCGTCGATGCCGTGCAGCTCTCTCCCATGCATGAGGCCACCCTCTGGGATTATCTCGAGCGCGCAGCACACTCACTTGTCAACGCTGCGTCAGATCCCGCACAGAAGCTCTAGAAGAGACTCTGGCAATGGCTGAGGCTTCCACCAACCGCCGCCATGTAATAGCCGTGGGGCTCAGAGGAACGCCGTGGGGCGGATCAGAATGTGACCACGGTTTGTACTGACGCGCAGCCACTTGTGAGAGCGGTAAATGGTGCCGTTTTCTCCGGGAGCCACGAATCCCAGGGCGTACGCGGCGAATGCGGCTCCGCCAGGTACATCGCCTGGGAGGCCTTCCATCGGCCGGCCCCAGACGGATGCGCGGATATTGTTGACCAACATGGCGCCCGGGTTGACCGGGATGATCTGACCAATTTCCTGAACGCCCGCCTTGGCTACCTCGATCAGATTGTCAGTTGAGACCGTGCCAAGCTCCTCCCATGCACCGCGTGGTGCACTGACACCCGCCCATGACTCATTGACGCTCATGGGCGGCACGGGCAACCGAAGATCATTTGTATCCATGCGTGCCAGGCGATCCGCCACGGAGGAAAGCGACACCGTCACATCAATGTCCGACGGCGTCCCCAACCTCATGGTGCGCAGGCCCAGAACCGTTGGGGTACCTTCGCCCAGAAGCTTGCCTCGCATAACACATACATAAGCCGCGAGTACGTTCCCGGCCCCCTGAAGCCGAATAGCGCCGTCGTCCGCTGTACGGGCGCGCGCCACAAAGGTGCGTAAATCCGCCAGCGTTCCAGCGTCTTCCAGTAGCAGTTCGTCGGTGTTAATGGTGGTGGACATCAGATACTTCCTTCAACAAGTGCGGGGTTGCTTGGGCGTGCCGGGCTGCGTTTGAACGGGACGGGGTCCCCACGCCAAGCCTCTAATGCAGTGCGCTGTTGGTCGGTGAGGCGCACTGGACG
This genomic window from Arthrobacter sp. TMP15 contains:
- a CDS encoding mechanosensitive ion channel domain-containing protein: MGSDGTILERLALAGITAAVGILVWLVLHYLIRIVVKRAMAERTYLQHRSLRWAGPMLRNIDPMIRALDNERRGQRARTIGSLLNSVLTTVVCVVTGFYILIAFEINIAPLLASVGVLGIAIGFGCQQLIRDFLAGIFITIEDQYGIGDVIETSEVVGSVEYLGLRITRVRAENGTLWYIRNGEIMRLGNRSKGNYRPVQEDPAGPGTN
- a CDS encoding globin; translated protein: MLPIPTTRGRQLPSTTGPAASRTVVNGEEAEPADYSDTFYGQIGGHETFKKMIHVFYQGIAADPLLRAMYAEEDLCPAEHRMLMFMEQYWGGPRTYLEERGHPRLRMRHVPFAVTPEARDRWLAAMRKGVDAVQLSPMHEATLWDYLERAAHSLVNAASDPAQKL